Below is a genomic region from Anoplolepis gracilipes chromosome 1, ASM4749672v1, whole genome shotgun sequence.
aaaatatgattttaatatcacGTTCATTGATTTACCttcaatgataatattatcgaCGGTAGGTTTAAAAGGTAAGGAGTTTATCAATTGTCGGTCAGCTTCGTAAATTTAAACGTGTTTACCTTCTGTATGAATCTCTATATCACCGACGAAGGCTGCGTTCCACTAAACGATCACGACATTCACGAACATTATATCTGTCTTTATTTAACTTTCGGCCTAACCAAAGGTTAAATAAAGACAGACATAATGTTTGTGAGTATCGTTATCGTTTAGTGGAACGCAGCCAAAATACCTCGTCGGTGCTCTAGccgacataaattattaaatttaattatttttaatttttctaaatatattttatttgtaaatcatTTGTTATTGATTGCGAATctgttttcaatatttgtgataacttagttttttttttttttttttttttttttttttttttaccaaactCGAAAATGTCCCACACGATGGATCCCTGGATCAGTCTGTTCGTTTTACTTCCTTAAATTTTCTGCACTTGAGCAAGCgaagataaatatacaaagtgtAAATAAAACGAACAAACCTACTCCTACTGCCTACTGTCAAATCAGATCAGATTGAGTTAGGTAGTAACGCTATCGTGCGTCGTGCAAtgtttgtatgtatttttctaatttgttGTAGAAAACGggtttttatatagttcacgCTGATTGCATGAAAGACactgcaattaaaattttttaagaagcgacagaaataatatatatttaagggCGAAAACCTTTTAACATGACAAACACCATACAAAGGAAATAAAGGAGAATATATgtgaatttttcaattctgttacctacatttttctcttattctcTCATTACTTTGTAAaagtatattgaaattatggAAACGACACTGATAGAAACTGCAGAGGAGAGTggtgaaaaaattcaaaccaGTCCTCTGATACAGATAGTGCGAGTTCCAGTGAAACATGCTAATTTAGGCATACGAAGTCATGCCATGTAAGttatagagaaatatttgtttttcttttaaattatatatatttttattcacaaaaattataaaatttttcttactttgCAGGGATATGAGTACAATGGTAGAACTGACATCATTTAGTACACTTGGGAAGATACAGCCTTTCCTGGTGACTATCACAACTACTGCAGCCTTATTAGTGGATTTACATTGTCATTTAACAGACAAGGAAATTTGTGGCTACCTTGGCGGACACTGGGATATCAATTCACACAGtacatttcattattattaaatttaattatatatgaaattcataattattatatttcacatacAGAATTAGAATATTGATTGAATGTGTTTTGTCAGATCTTTCTATAACATGTGCATTTCCATGCCGATACTCTGGCAAAGAGAAGTCAGCTGCAGCAGCTGTGGAAGCTGAAATTGCAAGAGCCATGGAATGGAAACGTGTCACTCTGGTAGGATGGTATCATTCTCACCCACGCTCTCATGCATCACCTTCATTGAGAGATGTGGACTCTCAATTGGATTATCAGATAAAAATGAAGGGGCCTAGCGATAATGGATATATACCTTGTGTGGGATTAATATGCTGTGAGTAtactaaaaacttttaatgttaaaaacttttttttacacatagagtatattttataattatctttttaatttatagctCCTTACAACATAGATGGTAATTGCTACGAGTCaaattttaatgtcttttGGTCTCTACCACCACCTGAAAATAGACCTCACGAATATCCTCGCCCAATGCTTCTTAGTTACACATTATCACAGGAGCATTTTCTCTCTCAAGATACTTTGGAAGAGAttgtaagtattttttataaataatttatatattttagtatcatTATTGTATGTTAGTaaacaaaatatgaatttttgaaataatcagattaattatcatttattttatacaacattTACTTTTGTAGAGGagatgtatagaatattataagagCGAAGGAGGCATCGATTTTACTGCcaatttcaacaataatacTACATACCTCGAACGTTTAAGAGTAAGTACGGTAAAATCAACGCGTGAATAATAAGCTtgttaatcattttatatcatactAATAATCTCTGGTGTTATAGTGTTCTCTAGCATCGAAATTGCCTGGTCGAAATAGATCAAACGGTTCGTACTGGGATGTGATTCGGGAAATGATTTGTCCAGGCTCTGAAGACTGCAACGCGCCCGAGTATTTGACCATGAAATTTCCCTTGGTACCTTCCTCGGAATCACTTGGACCGCCCGTTCCATCAGCCGTAGGTCTCACTGGTAACGCGGCTGTTTTCCTCGCACCGGTCAACTTCAAACCCGATGGTGGTGCTATAATCACTCCCACGTCCAAGCCATTCGTGTTGCAGCCATCGACCTCCCGGGATGGCATTAAAAAAGACAATATGGGTTCTAACGACGCCGCGTCCATTACACAGATAAAAGACAGTAACTCCATCGTAAGCTCCAAACACATATCGCCATCAGAGATGATACCGAGTTTCCAATCGGGCGAACTCACAGTATCGGTGAAGAATACAAAGTGTGATTACGATTTCGCACCGGcggatttttcaaaattgtcgAATCCACTGGCTGGCGATAGCACCAAGAGCCGAACATCGGCGAACTCCGACTTTCCGTTAGCAGATATCACGCAGCAGATCACTAAGTTTTCAGATTTGACGAAGCTGGCGAACTTCTCCACTGCTGATTTGGCGAAGCTGTCTGGTTTCTCCATCGCGGACTTTACGCGAACCTCGTCACCTTCCCCGTATATGCGTAACATCGCGAATCTATTCGGCCCTCTCGGCAAGATCTCGCCGGCGAAGGATATGGAAAGTAACGAACGCAAAGCAGGTGATTTCGTTACCGTCGATACGATTCCATCGCCCTTTAAAACTGCCGGATCGGATGCTTGCAGAAGCTTCTCGGCAAGCGCCGAGGATTATACAAGCGATCGTAAGAAATTAGAAGCACAGGTCGATTCCTCAAAGATTGGCAGACCAGGCGAATATCAAGGAACAGAAGATCTGACAATATCGAGTGTTAAATCTGATTTTGGAAGCATGTTGGACATGACGACGTTGCATAAGAAACAACAATCGTCGCAATCAATCGATATGGGAGATTCTTTAAATCTCTCTAAAGATCGTTAaatctgtataataatatactcgATAAAAATCGTAATAACGTATGGTAAAATCTAAAAACATAACTATATCTAAGGAtcttatatttgtacattattttagCTTCTTTTGAAATAAGGAGTAATTATACTGAAATTAGAAATTTCCATGACAGAATCCTCtctcatcattttttaaagcTATGCATATCGCGGCAATTTTGAAGTTCATTATAACTAATACAatcatatgtaaataataatgactAAGTTGcaatacacaaaatattatataattataatatgaatattattatgtataatttagatGAATTTGATTGTGTAATACaggttaaatatttttttgtattaataagtATCTTGATAACATTGGGATTCTTATGTAAGCTTTTTTATTGCTGTCACTATTAATTGTTTGTCTGCCAAATTATCGAAGTGATAGagttaatgaataatatcaaTAGATCTATTTTTGATGTCGAACTAATGTTTACCGGTAATTTGCTACTGCTGTTTTCAACACATTTCATAAATTCTATCATGGTTTTCTATTCTGCAATGGATAAACAAAAACTCTTCCCTAGTTGCAAaagtttttgaattatttattttatattgatgatTGCGTCGTAAGAgtcactatttatttatatgtaattgtatcttttattgtagtttttattatagatcttaatgttttcttataacatatattattatagaaatcatGTCGATATATATCATTGAACAAAGATTTATTCAAACCAATTTGGATTGCATtgaagttaataattataataaattatatataacgcaGAGACCTTTTAACCATCTCATAAAACATTCGctattttatgttaaagtttttaatacaatgtatATTCGATTCCAATCACTTGATCAACAAATATAACACATGATGCATagcaaaattgaattttaattatccgtTTCATGAACTCATCTATCAATTGATAAAGGATATTGAAACTTCTCGTTCGTTCAAGAATCGTTGTCAAATGAAGATAATTAGTACATAATAGCAGTTACGTTGCAGGAATAAAAGATTCTCCCAGAGATACCGCGCGAATCCGCTcgcaaattatatgaattatcaCAGTGATTACAACGAAACTTAACAAAAGTCATTAAGTTTAATAtgtttccttttctctcatcTTTTACGAAATTCTATTCGCGCGTTGTACGAGTGCTTTACTTTTCAGATGACACTTCTTGTTATTTTTCACAGAATAATTGTTACCTGAAATTACAAATTCAGATCTGAAGATTCTCACGTTGGTTTTTGAACGAGTTACAAGCTTTAATTAAAGGAATAGTTTTGAATCTACAATTGCGtgtcaaaattttgaaaaagattaatttataatcacgCATGCCAGCGCTATATTCTTATATTGCATAGACAGATTCTTATGAAATGTAAAAAGGAGGAAGTTTCCTGTATATTTTTGTctcaaataacacaaataataatgaataaatattcatatatgtatacctgCATATCTCGACATACACACCAGTTTGCAAAACGAAAAGAAGACGCCGAATAACTAGAATGCTATGTCATTCTTTTTTGTCACCATTCTCTATTGTCAATCACCTTGTAATTCCATCATTCTTATTCactaaatcaatttttttattataactatatagCTATCgaagttttatatttctattatttcgttcttttaaaatatatattttatagaaagatagaaagattATACGATAAAGATTTTCAGCTTTTAAACagataataagtatattatctaataattagaTAGAACCAGTATAAGTATAAGGTTGTTCGGAAATTAAGAAAACAAGTaaagttattgaaaataatattgggaaagctagaaataaaattaatttatatttacttttagcACCGACGACATACTATTAAAGGCCGGTGTCTGTGAAATTGGCacgacattttattaatttaaaaaaaataataacagtttCAGTAGCACTTTTCATAGTTCTATAGTTCctgataaacattaaaaaaagttccgcatttttaatatcaaaaatatcgaaaataaaaaatgacgtgCTAACTTCACGTTCCAGCATGGCACATCCTTCTTTAAAGTACAAGAAAACATCGAAAATCAAGATGTTTATTAAGAGTTCTTGTTAGTTCTGTaccaattctataattatatgtcattTCAAGgcaaaatttcaacaaattatcaaaaaaatcaaaaataaagaatgacgCGCTAACTTCGCGAATTTAGCACGACACTTTCCTCTCTAAAGTACTAAAACGAattgaaaattcttattttttacaagagttcCCGATAGTTCTAATTgagagtcgcatatatatataatttcagatcGATATTCCaccaattaacttttaaacaatttttgttttaattgcgtATTACGACACTTAGACAAAAATGTGTCGTGCTGATGATTTTCGGCAGTTCTGACGATAGTTCTCGACAGTTCTGCAAGAGTTCTATGtattaaaatcagttttaaacaAAGTTCCgatcattattaatgaaaGGAAGACTGAATTTCTCccctaattgtaaaaaaacattaaatgtcATGGGGTATggatatttttgaaagattgatgaaccatttttcttttattattttaagtttgaaTGTACGTTAGAATACGTTGTAGGTTCAATATGGACATTCGTTATCCTATTTATTAGAGTATTATtaaaggaataattattagaagaatGGTCATAATCTAGTTGagttatatgatatttgttGGAGACATAAGAATtatgaaaacaataataacGAATAGGTTTGATAATGTAACTTTTACGTTGTTTAGTCAACAAAAActccaattttttatcaaacttcttttttttccttttaaaaatAGGAGAATAACGGACgactttgtttattaaaaaagtcatTGTAAACAAACATTGGTAAAGTTATATTTCCATGGAAAGAAGGaagatttttacaaaagtCTTTCTGATAACAAAATACGTATCTCTAAGCTCGATGcgtattaatctattaaaaaatgaaattttcgaaCGGTTGTAGTTATGTAAAGATTTACGATtgttaagattaaatttttatgtttttcgaAATTACACTAATTCATAACACATGCGTAGATTtcgttaattgttaataaactatttttgtcactatataaaatattctactaTATCTACAGTTCTAATTTTTCTCACCTGCCATCTAATTCcatttatacgatatataatttgctcTCTACTGCctgtattgtttttaattttatttccatagaGAGCCTTgatattagttatttaaaaatttcaaatttgctAATAATACTCAGGCTTACAAGAAATCTGTTATACGATATGTACATGCGTAAcataattttacgataaaaatcttttaaacgaCAGTGACGGCAAATAAGAACCAAAACGCGGTTATTATAAGCATTATAAGCATTATgcattacttaaatttttcacagaattgaaattatatttggtATGTTTTTGTAATACAAGTCATACTGATTTATcttaaaacgtatttttttcattctcagtaatcttacataaattaaggaatatatatacatatatacacacacacatgtactAATGTATTCAGAATGTTTATGAAAAACTACcggaattttagaaattaacttactgaattaaatcatattgatTCAGTTGGATAATGTTAAGGATAAAAcgagatttatttcttttccaacAAAATAAAGTTCCACTCGAATCGTGTTTGTATAAAGCTAGagcttcaaattttttaacttattttcacATAAAGTGATCAAGGGATGTAATGTTAGGACTTTGTAGTGGCTGTTCAATCAGCCTGCTTCTCTTTCAATCTACTTGTTGAGAAATTGAATGTCCAACGCTACACGCTTACTGTAAaccgatataattatttgacttGGATAACTTTTAGGAGAAACCGATATAATTGTTTGACTTGGATAACTTttaggagaaaataaaaaatatattggccAATCtacttgagaaaataaaatacgaagaAGATCCTAAGGAACgtgattttacaaaatgtttaaGGCAAGAAGCCATTAAATGGTTATGTATTCTCGGTGACTGGAATTGCCATATAgaagcttataaaaaaataatgcgtaTTGTATACACCTCGGAtacaaataagtaattttcctttttaccattatttgcatattcaattattgaatcaagatgtaatattatagcgctaaatatgtttaatcaaacttttatttttaaatgttgtaGACTTTTACCGTGGTGGAAAGAGTGGATATATTGTAATGGTTTGATGTCAACAACGAGTAAGGATTTGTTGCGCAATGTGAAGAAACatttaacgaaaaaatataataattataaatttttagaatttttagctTGCGCTTCAAATAGAATTATGGAAGAATATTTAGAATCAATAATGTTCAAACATAATGAAACATATAATGAAACACAAATCAAGAGAAATATGattagttttctttttattattgcaaaacatGCAAAGCACGATAATGtgtttttgaatatattggaaaattttgataaataaaaaccaAGGTAATatccagaaatatttttttcttgtacgaatactttttataaatacgaaaattaattacttataataattatatgtattattttatagaggTGTCAATGGAGTTGCCATATTTATTGGCATTATTAATCATGGGTATtctgaaaaacaattaaaagaggtaaatattataaatctggttatttttttattattaagcttatttatatctaatgtttatatatatatatgttgcatGCTTTTGTCaactttctttataaaataattcagcttttttataaaacgccgaatctttataaattagcgtttaaagatttacaaagtgtctaaaacatatattctttaaaagataattctttgttgaaaaataataatgatatttcatATAACCATATATCCCTCCATCGctcttttaaaagttatacttttctaaaaagagaaataaagattaagtttttacttatttttcctaaattttggaccaattaaaaaaatgaaatttgatgGTAATTTtccattaacaaaaaaaatatttttttattatattttttaaattttcccgtatcattaaataaaaaaattaaattgtgcatgatattgtatttatttatttacttgaaaaatttttacttgaattattgattttacagaaataataaaacaaataaaaagtttctaaagaaattaagCTTTCtaacgtatatttttaaatgatgacATTCTAGGCTGTTAAAaagttctaataaaaaattgaatatggattgcttaataataaaaaacataagtttattcttttataacaatacgagacaattgagaaaatataagtatttttttagtaataaaaaatatccattaaatttcatttcttttatcttgtCTAATATATAcgcttatatgtataaaaacccCTTTTAATTTTCGACGCATTatctcttaaaatttattgctttcatttaaaattattatctgtatatctatatatctatatgtatatatataatattttattataggtttattaaaagtaagaaataatgataattatgcatattaagAGCATATAAAAAGCATATTCAGAGATTTGAataaccttgacatatgttgtaaGGTTCATGACTTTGAATAACatccaaaaaattttttcgtagCTCGTTgttcattaaaaagttataagcaaaagaataagtaattttaacgaatttcatgtaattttcgaCACTaggtacattttataaaatgtgcttttagtatatatagtaGTATTTACTACACATGAATAAATGAACCATACTTAATTTTGTCATACTTTTCACTTTCtgaatttccaaaatttttagCGGAGCAAATTCTATTGCGACGTCACCTCTCTTTTCAGTGCAAAACTAGATTTATTACTGCACGATTCCATATGGGTTTTGAACTTTTTACGCGAAGAgagatcaaaattattaacgtatataagtataacagTTATGTACAGGTTGAGTTATGTtgcatatacttttatataacacacatcatatatttaattctcaaATTGTACATTCTACAAGGAGTCGAAAAATGATGGTCTCATAcctgaaaaaatttagattatcgAGCTTaaattttaggaaaaaattttttgttaaaaattaagaagggTTTTTCATATTATGCTTTTATTATGCTTAATTACCGAAATACTACAAGTATTCCGTTACACAttcttgttaaattaaaaaaattttgttaaatgaaattattatttattgacaataaatattgataaagttATTCTACATAGATCAGGAACTTCTTGGAAAATATCATTGTGATTgaagcatttaaaaattattataaacgtaTGTGCAAGAAAAATGGAACTCTCACTGAAATGGTaaactttattcaaaattagatttatattaagttttctattagtatttatatccGTAATATATGTCACAAGTATTTTGTCCTTTAATTATGTGAGTCTTTTAAGATggcacaaaattattacattaattcaaaataatctgATTTAGGCAACTATTGAAGCTAATTTTTACAAGTATGATAATCTTGTGAAAGAATGGACGTCGTATGCTGACAAAAAACTGGACAGACGTATACATgaaatcgaaaaaataaagaaatattttaagatatagtttttctttctttaaaatattaagaacttttcaaaagaaattaatcgtgaataatcataattacaacaaacaagaatatgtatatatataatattatttttgtaccattaaattatcatataaacaatattcatccttacatatataagatacatatttatatacacatatatgtatatatctatatatatatgtgtatacactTACacatgtaacaataataacagtttaatattattaagcataatattttgttaatattattcttaatatattattatatgaattacttttaattattgtctatgtgtatatatgtggatataataaatgaaattataaatttgtagcaTTGACAActgttcaataatattatatataacatattttattaatattattttaaatatacatatattatcacgtaatttatatttaattaattagttaatagttataatacgaacataaaaattgttttagaattaataatatttatttatatttttaatattattagttaaatttctttatatgtatccatgtgtgcattttttcatttataacaaattatataatattattacttttgtttaaaGATTCCCATAATCCTATAATCAAttctattcttataatatcaaaatatttcttataatttttataatattaatatctctcctatctagtttattatttttactatacaaatagtttatttatttgttatataaattcggaaaaaaatatatactcgaataaatattttacaaaattaatttgttttaaaataattttcaacacaaaattataaaattttagtatacTTATATATCATGGATATAATATGGATATTGCAATTACATACACAGctttcgtaattttaatattttgaagttataattttaatattttcaagttgTTGTGACTTGCCATAATTATTTCCTTATAggtcacaattatttttttaataatatttaaacttaaatatattttgttcgaTGTTGCATTGTTCGATGATTTAAGTTCAAGTCAGAGTGAGAACGCAAaacagttaattaaatataataaataataataaaataaattattaagtaataatcaagcaattaaaattaaggtaACAAAAAGTGTCATAACATATTACGTTcagcaaataattaatctatactttaaaatacatattttaatattataattttatatttcacgtatatacatgtatgttatAGTAGGTACTTGAAACattttgacaataaattaataataacgtgGTGTATTTACGATATAGGGCGCTAATGTTCTTTTTGTCAGCTCTGTTATCGTACAAAGA
It encodes:
- the LOC140666853 gene encoding uncharacterized protein, producing METTLIETAEESGEKIQTSPLIQIVRVPVKHANLGIRSHAMDMSTMVELTSFSTLGKIQPFLVTITTTAALLVDLHCHLTDKEICGYLGGHWDINSHNLSITCAFPCRYSGKEKSAAAAVEAEIARAMEWKRVTLVGWYHSHPRSHASPSLRDVDSQLDYQIKMKGPSDNGYIPCVGLICSPYNIDGNCYESNFNVFWSLPPPENRPHEYPRPMLLSYTLSQEHFLSQDTLEEIRRCIEYYKSEGGIDFTANFNNNTTYLERLRCSLASKLPGRNRSNGSYWDVIREMICPGSEDCNAPEYLTMKFPLVPSSESLGPPVPSAVGLTGNAAVFLAPVNFKPDGGAIITPTSKPFVLQPSTSRDGIKKDNMGSNDAASITQIKDSNSIVSSKHISPSEMIPSFQSGELTVSVKNTKCDYDFAPADFSKLSNPLAGDSTKSRTSANSDFPLADITQQITKFSDLTKLANFSTADLAKLSGFSIADFTRTSSPSPYMRNIANLFGPLGKISPAKDMESNERKAGDFVTVDTIPSPFKTAGSDACRSFSASAEDYTSDRKKLEAQVDSSKIGRPGEYQGTEDLTISSVKSDFGSMLDMTTLHKKQQSSQSIDMGDSLNLSKDR